Proteins encoded within one genomic window of Streptomyces taklimakanensis:
- a CDS encoding helix-turn-helix domain-containing protein produces the protein MKGLLLRLSALDADAATAVRVIAHFEALLGGGPDPATLARSTAGLAGCPAGLELPDGRAARFGPDGAALPGAPAHVSGRVGLEPAGRVWLERPGVPGPFDELVLEWMAIAARVLAGRPRQTRPPRAADPALVELVLSGREDAADRARALRLLGLDPAVPLRVVAVTGGPGADPGVEAVALLGRGAVRGAVRVARVGALGAVLVQRPDGAPEDPAGAKGADAGPTTRAASPTAELRAAVRERARDRSAGRAHGLGDGPSPGRGVRVGVGGATDPLDACASWRQARAALRFTAPGTPEEAVADHDELGPVALLADIPVTRLRGQADVRRLAELARGAGGGGGQGADLLAALAAFCRTGSLRQAAAGLHLHHSSVAARLAHVEKGTGWRLRDPQDRFRAHLALYALRLIDTGTDTGDAVGAGTGTG, from the coding sequence GTGAAGGGACTGCTGCTGCGGCTGTCGGCGCTGGACGCGGACGCCGCCACCGCCGTACGTGTGATCGCCCACTTCGAGGCGCTGCTCGGCGGCGGTCCGGACCCGGCCACCCTGGCGCGGTCCACCGCCGGACTGGCCGGTTGTCCGGCGGGGCTGGAGCTGCCCGACGGCCGCGCGGCGCGGTTCGGACCGGACGGCGCCGCCCTGCCCGGCGCCCCCGCGCACGTCTCGGGCCGGGTGGGGCTGGAGCCGGCCGGCCGTGTCTGGCTGGAACGGCCCGGGGTGCCCGGCCCGTTCGACGAACTGGTCCTGGAGTGGATGGCCATCGCCGCCCGGGTGCTGGCCGGGCGTCCCCGGCAGACCCGCCCGCCCCGGGCCGCCGACCCCGCGTTGGTCGAGCTGGTGCTGTCCGGGCGCGAGGACGCCGCGGACCGGGCCCGCGCGCTGCGCCTGCTGGGCCTGGACCCCGCGGTGCCGCTGCGGGTGGTCGCGGTGACCGGGGGCCCGGGCGCGGACCCGGGCGTGGAGGCGGTGGCCCTGCTCGGTCGCGGAGCCGTGCGGGGCGCCGTGCGGGTCGCCCGCGTCGGGGCGCTGGGCGCGGTACTGGTACAGCGGCCGGACGGCGCGCCCGAGGACCCCGCCGGCGCCAAAGGTGCCGACGCCGGCCCCACCACCCGCGCCGCGTCGCCGACCGCGGAGCTGCGGGCGGCCGTCCGCGAACGCGCCCGCGACCGGAGCGCGGGCCGCGCCCACGGGCTCGGGGACGGACCGTCCCCCGGACGCGGGGTGCGGGTCGGCGTCGGAGGCGCCACCGACCCGCTGGACGCCTGCGCCTCCTGGAGGCAGGCCCGTGCCGCCCTGCGGTTCACCGCTCCCGGCACCCCGGAGGAGGCGGTGGCCGACCACGACGAACTCGGCCCCGTGGCACTGCTGGCCGACATCCCCGTCACACGGCTGCGCGGGCAGGCCGACGTGCGGCGACTGGCGGAACTGGCCCGCGGCGCCGGCGGCGGGGGAGGCCAGGGCGCCGACCTGCTGGCCGCCCTGGCGGCGTTCTGCCGCACCGGTTCGCTGCGTCAGGCCGCCGCCGGGCTCCATCTGCACCACAGCTCGGTGGCCGCGCGCCTGGCCCACGTCGAGAAGGGGACGGGGTGGCGGCTGCGCGATCCGCAGGACCGGTTCCGCGCCCATCTGGCGCTGTACGCCCTGCGGCTGATCGACACCGGCACCGACACCGGGGACGCCGTCGGCGCGGGCACCGGGACCGGCTGA